The Nocardioides campestrisoli genome includes a window with the following:
- a CDS encoding polyprenyl synthetase family protein has protein sequence MSVQSEIDRLLRPATEVGGLARDRAALASALALGTEGGKRFRPWLLTTVHDAVAHPPAPDEVVDRVAAAVELLHTAFVIHDDVIDHDDTRRGKPSVPGWFRADARSLARPDGPDGAGSHGRGATEDEEVYTRAGALLAGDLALAAAVRAVATCGAGPDVVGRLLDLLDTTLHVSAAGELADVRLTLGDGLPTREESLEMAECKTAAYSFVLPMQAGAVLAGAEEHAVRALGEIGRRLGIAFQLHDDLQGVFGDAQTTGKDPLGDLREGKRTLLVVHASGTAQWSRIAGHLGDPELTEAQAVDVRAALVDSGSRAYVEELAARHLRAARDQASVFDLDTSLVDPLASTWQPRRPQSPEAALAGSGLAEAGAA, from the coding sequence ATGAGCGTCCAGAGTGAGATCGACCGGCTCCTGCGGCCGGCCACCGAGGTGGGCGGCCTGGCCCGCGACCGGGCCGCACTGGCCTCGGCGCTCGCGCTGGGCACCGAGGGCGGCAAGCGGTTCCGCCCGTGGCTGCTGACCACGGTGCACGACGCCGTGGCCCACCCGCCGGCTCCCGACGAGGTCGTCGACCGGGTCGCCGCCGCCGTGGAGCTGCTGCACACGGCGTTCGTGATCCACGACGACGTGATCGACCACGACGACACCCGCCGGGGCAAGCCCAGCGTGCCGGGCTGGTTCCGCGCGGACGCGCGCTCCCTGGCCCGCCCCGACGGCCCTGACGGGGCCGGGTCCCACGGTCGCGGCGCCACGGAGGACGAGGAGGTCTACACCCGCGCCGGCGCCCTGCTGGCCGGAGACCTCGCGCTGGCCGCCGCGGTGCGCGCGGTCGCCACCTGCGGGGCCGGGCCCGACGTGGTCGGCCGGCTGCTCGACCTGCTCGACACCACCCTGCACGTCTCGGCCGCCGGCGAGCTGGCCGACGTCCGGCTCACCCTCGGCGACGGGCTCCCGACCCGCGAGGAGTCGCTGGAGATGGCCGAGTGCAAGACGGCCGCCTACTCGTTCGTGCTGCCGATGCAGGCCGGCGCGGTGCTGGCCGGCGCCGAGGAGCACGCGGTGCGGGCGCTCGGTGAGATCGGCCGGCGCCTGGGCATCGCCTTCCAGCTGCACGACGACCTCCAGGGCGTCTTCGGCGACGCCCAGACCACCGGGAAGGACCCGCTGGGCGACCTGCGGGAGGGCAAGCGGACGCTGCTGGTGGTGCACGCCTCCGGCACCGCGCAGTGGTCCCGGATCGCCGGGCACCTGGGCGACCCGGAGCTGACCGAGGCCCAGGCCGTCGACGTCCGCGCGGCGTTGGTCGACTCGGGCTCGCGGGCGTACGTAGAGGAGCTGGCCGCGCGGCACCTGCGGGCCGCGCGCGACCAGGCGAGCGTCTTCGACCTCGACACCTCGCTCGTCGACCCCCTCGCCTCCACCTGGCAGCCGCGCCGTCCCCAGTCCCCCGAGGCCGCACTGGCGGGCTCGGGACTGGCCGAGGCTGGTGCGGCATGA